In Montipora foliosa isolate CH-2021 chromosome 13, ASM3666993v2, whole genome shotgun sequence, one DNA window encodes the following:
- the LOC137981676 gene encoding uncharacterized protein — protein MEGANLEDTEKDLLAEVEKEIEKLKYYLEESDEIMEERDFIHLILGDSMYSRIRTEKVFKGNPGQPFVEETTFGWVFHGGDEYTSDGVCMYLREVNDYEKLYSLDVVGVKDRGKNGHFDVMRDFKENIARRDDGRKRLQNVERRLSKNENLRDYANIIEEQLWVDIVEEAPERPTGERVFYIPHKPFIRESAVTTKPLLWDIMVRARMSTSLLLGDIEKAFLQIGVEEGDRDAFRFLFNVKGEERHLRFMRVPFGVEASPFVLGATLQNHLQHQGTEFEDTVRALKENTYIDNLMEIAGDQEQLVKFKKESTEILENAPSFQFISGNQMLDLWRARTCRTLVRFWDTNGTRKKTLWSSQQSLSLKINL, from the exons ATGGAGGGGGCGAATTTGGAAGACACGGAGAAAGATTTACTCGCCGAAGTCGAGAAAGAAATCGAGAAACTGAAATATTACCTGGAAGAGTCGGATGAGATAATGGAAGAAAGGGATTTT ATACATCTTATTCTTGGAGACAGTATGTACAGCAGAATCAGGACagagaaagttttcaaaggaaacCCTGGACAGCCCTTCGTAGAAGAGACCACCTTTGGTTGGGTTTTTCATGGTGGAGATGAGTATACAAGTGATGGTGTGTGCATGTATCTGAGAGAAGTCAATGATTATGAGAAACTGTACAGTTTGGATGTGGTTGGAGTTAAAGATCGGGGGAAGAATGGCCATTTTGATGTAATGCGTGACTTTAAAGAGAACATTGCGAGAAGAGATGATGGGAG GAAGCGTTTGCAGAACGTTGAGAGGAGATTATCAAAGAATGAGAACTTGAGAGATTATGCTAACATCATCGAAGAGCAACTGTGGGTGGACATAGTAGAAGAAGCTCCTGAGAGGCCAACAGGTGAACGAGTATTCTACATCCCGCATAAACCATTTATCAGGGAGAGTGCAGTAACTACAAAG CCACTGCTCTGGGACATTATGGTGAGAGCACGCATGTCTACAAGCCTACTCCTTGGTGACATCGAGAAAGCGTTCCTGCAGATAGGTGTTGAAGAAGGAGACAGAGATGCTTTCAGATTTCTCTTTAATGTCAAAGGAGAAGAGCGGCATCTGAGGTTCATGCGAGTACCTTTTGGAGTGGAAGCCAGTCCTTTTGTTTTAGGAGCCACTCTGCAGAATCACCTTCAGCACCAAGGAACAGAATTTGAAGACACAGTCAGAGCACTGAAGGAGAACACCTATATTGACAACCTTATGGAAATAGCAGGTGATCAGGAGCAGCtggtgaaatttaaaaaagagagCACTGAAATCCTCGAGAATGCTCCAAGTTTCCAGTTCATAAGTGGGAATCAAATGTTGGATCTCTGGAGAGCGAGAACATGCCGAACCCTAGTAAGATTCTGGGACACAAATGGAACAAGGAAGAAAACACTCTGGAGTTCCCAGCAAAGCCTTTCGCTGAAGATCAACCTGTGA